One Takifugu rubripes chromosome 19, fTakRub1.2, whole genome shotgun sequence genomic window carries:
- the brk1 gene encoding probable protein BRICK1 — MAGQEDPVQREIHQDWANREYIEVITSSIKKIADFLNSFDMSCRSRLATLNEKLTALERRIEYIEARVTKGETLT, encoded by the exons ATGGCTGGTCAGGAAGATCCAGTGCAAAGGGAAATTCACCAGGATTGGGCGAATCGAGAGTATATAGAAGTAATTAccagcagcattaaaaaaatCGCCGACTTTCTAAATTCATTCG ATATGTCGTGTCGATCCCGTTTGGCTACGCTCAATGAGAAGCTGACAGCTTTGGAGAGAAGAATTGAATATATAGAGGCCAGA GTGACAAAAGGAGAGACATTGACCTAG